A window from Hoeflea sp. IMCC20628 encodes these proteins:
- the lpxA gene encoding acyl-ACP--UDP-N-acetylglucosamine O-acyltransferase: protein MTITAQAGLHPARIHPSSIVEAGAEIGSNVEIGPFCHIGSKVKLGDNVRLMSHVVIDGNTTIGDGTVVFPNAVLGCAPQNIHYKGEDTELIIGRSCTIREGVTMHPGMPDFGGQTTVGDNSMFLAYSHVAHDCHVGDNVILSNNVLLAGHVTIGDRVIMGGGAAVHQFTRIGHHAFIGGLAAVSNDVIPYGMLNGNPGVLMGLNIIGMQRSGFDRPAIHAVRRTFKMIFDPATPIRENIARVREQPDNNAAVMDIIGFIDAESERALSSPARGKRG from the coding sequence ATGACAATCACAGCGCAAGCCGGTCTGCATCCGGCCCGCATCCACCCGTCTTCCATTGTTGAAGCGGGTGCCGAAATCGGATCGAATGTCGAAATCGGCCCGTTTTGTCATATTGGTTCCAAAGTCAAACTCGGCGACAATGTCCGGCTGATGAGCCATGTCGTCATCGACGGCAACACCACCATCGGCGATGGCACCGTTGTCTTCCCCAATGCTGTGCTCGGCTGCGCGCCGCAGAACATCCACTACAAGGGTGAAGACACAGAATTGATCATCGGCCGGTCCTGCACGATCCGTGAGGGTGTCACCATGCACCCCGGCATGCCGGATTTTGGCGGCCAGACCACGGTCGGCGACAACTCGATGTTTCTGGCCTATTCGCACGTGGCGCATGATTGCCACGTCGGCGATAATGTCATCCTGTCCAACAATGTCTTGCTGGCCGGCCACGTCACCATCGGTGACCGCGTCATCATGGGCGGCGGTGCAGCCGTGCACCAGTTCACCCGTATCGGCCACCATGCCTTTATCGGCGGTCTGGCAGCGGTCAGCAACGATGTCATTCCCTATGGCATGCTCAACGGCAATCCGGGTGTGCTGATGGGCCTCAACATCATCGGCATGCAGCGCTCCGGCTTTGACCGACCGGCCATTCACGCGGTTCGCCGGACCTTCAAGATGATTTTTGATCCGGCAACACCGATCCGGGAAAACATTGCCCGGGTACGCGAACAGCCAGACAACAATGCAGCCGTAATGGATATCATCGGCTTTATCGACGCCGAAAGCGAACGTGCGCTGTCATCTCCGGCGCGGGGTAAGCGAGGCTGA